Proteins encoded within one genomic window of Gallus gallus isolate bGalGal1 chromosome 1, bGalGal1.mat.broiler.GRCg7b, whole genome shotgun sequence:
- the ZCRB1 gene encoding zinc finger CCHC-type and RNA-binding motif-containing protein 1 isoform X3, producing the protein MKDKDTRKSKGVAFILFLDKESAQNCSRALNNKQLFGRVIKASIAIDNGRAAEFIRRRNYFDKSKCYECGEAGHLSYACPKNMLGEREPPKKKEKKKRKKVVEPEEIEEEEESEEEGEDPALDSLSQAIAVQQAKIEEEQQRWTQTAGESSVSDDSKRPRIKKSAYFSDEEELSD; encoded by the exons ATGAAAGACAAAGACACCAGGAAGAGCAAAGgagttgcatttattttgtttttggaTAAAGAATCTGCACAAAACTGTTCCCGGGCACTCAATAACAAACAG CTGTTTGGAAGAGTAATAAAAGCGAGTATTGCCATTGATAatggaagagcagcagaatTCATTCGCAGGCGGAACTACTTTGATAAGTCAAAATGTTATGAATGTGGG GAAGCAGGACACTTAAGTTATGCTTGTCCTAAAAATATGCTGGGAGAGCGGGAGccaccaaagaaaaaagaaaagaagaagaggaagaaagttgTTGAACCAGAAGAAAT tgaggaagaagaagaaagtgaagaggaaggagaagatcCTGCTCTAGACAGCCTCAGCCAGGCCATAGCTGTACAG CAAGCCAAAATTGAGGAAGAGCAACAAAGGTGGACACAGACTGCAGGGGAATCTTCAGTTTCAGATGACTCAAAACGTCCACGGATTAAGAAAAGTGCTTATTTCAGTGATGAAGAAGAACTGAGTGATTGA